The Podospora bellae-mahoneyi strain CBS 112042 chromosome 7, whole genome shotgun sequence genome includes a window with the following:
- a CDS encoding hypothetical protein (EggNog:ENOG503P4AS), whose product MNCQPHTICAPTSSTTFPHLFNEPLGRGMALPRLGPPDKRDMIGAWLITVESSSHNTTTITTTMDSFSHIVRRGLDTGDNETTVDILIALLALTFCGLLAFSLLVLMRRMRRQKQMLDETLPQYHDVKKSGNHRRLTIETGNGRQSVIVFNNGASPMLANPRSPPHSPDNVPQIHITFPDEQDDQGRPKSGRVVVVRVGETTVGLEPLNDEQLPAYEKESSTQFYSVDIEKIGGLKEKEFR is encoded by the exons ATGAACTGTCAACCCCACACAATTTGTGCACCCACCTCCAGCACGACGTTTCCGCACCTTTTCAACGAACCGCTTGGCAGGGGTATGGCGCTTCCAAGATTGGGCCCACCGGATAAGAGAGACATGATTGGTGCGTGGCTGATTACGGTGGAGTCCTC GtctcacaacaccaccaccataaccACCACAATGGACTCATTCTCACACATCGTCCGCCGGGGCCTCGACACCGGCGACAACGAGACAACCGTCGATATCCTCATCGCACTTCTCGCTCTTACTTTCTGCGGCTTGCTGGCTTTCTCCCTTTTGGTGCTGATGCGGAGGATGCGGAGGCAGAAGCAGATGTTGGACGAGACCCTCCCCCAATACCATGATGTCAAGAAGTCGGGCAACCACAGACGTCTCACCATCGAAACCGGCAACGGCCGACAAAGCGTCATCGTCTTCAACAATGGCGCCTCGCCCATGCTTGCCAACCCCCGATCGCCTCCCCACTCCCCCGACAACGTTCCCCAGATTCACATCACCTTCCCCGACGAGCAGGACGACCAAGGCAGGCCAAAGAGCGGCCGTGTTGTTGTCGTCCGTGTTGGCGAGACCACCGTTGGCCTCGAGCCCCTCAACGACGAGCAACTCCCCGCCTATGAGAAGGAAAGCAGCACGCAGTTCTACTCGGTGGACATTGAGAAGATTGGCGGactcaaggagaaggagttccGCTAA
- the GPI13 gene encoding mannose-ethanolamine phosphotransferase gpi13 (COG:T; EggNog:ENOG503NU7J; BUSCO:EOG092612MY) has product MPPPQPTPKKAVPAPDYKTLKSQWDAAKRKKDAEDATKKAVKDQAVTAVEPNNTDEIKLRELRRAALEGRRKKAYQSRWAWTAGFWVWMLAIHLVGLGYFTSGFLLTRLQLNDKSLCDISPAGQEGGILPAWPGKGTPEGGCWHPKTFDKAVVVLIDALRYDFTVPVDDNAEFHNRFPFMYETAVREPNKAFLRPFIADPPTSTLQRLKGLTTGTLPTFIDVGSSFSGTAVEEDNLLGQLRGAGKRVVHLGDDTWESLFPGYFEGNLSRPYDSFNVWDLHTVDEGVIEHIFPLMEEGRKGEWDVVIGHLLGVDHAGHRYGPEHPEMGRKLRQMDGFVRDLAGRIDERTVLIVMGDHGMDSKGDHGGESDDEVQAALWMYSPKGGFGRTKPEFAIPPATAVERPVNQIDLVPTLALMMGIPIPFNNLGRPIEEVFAGPRGNSWNNLAAAERVAAAGVKRYQASYFAARGMAEEPASTPGSPADLWDKAEGLVSKGNWVAVYSAFAEYQRETLARCKSLWAQFNIKNMILGIAVMGFGVLTLLVYVSKGAEDDEAVDDPELDDAEKSLEIMGVIPDSELPLENVLERKLVAAAFLGAVPGLIGGALHAYLKGTGDYYRGAAMAALTSIATVGVSLYEIKETLRTLVPSTIWGWMAAVFTLSQSIGFASNSYTIWEDSILLFFITTFGFVTALSALRIQSPADRYMAIYHSVLFVVLGRLASASKLCREEQMPYCTSTYYASSTSSTSALWQLAIPFAVSLILPTIIKAYLQPTRSYEGLAPAWIGYVFRTGLFMSALYWVLDSADNGNWISGLPEKKLKNLSVYTAQMVLGLAFVAGTTAFMWAPPCVSIVTSASKSTPTRAQVAILGYGNAHGARYLLLPLNFLVSLILLSKPMGGGALAILFWQILSLVEILDSNSLSATPIGPVMLAILGSFHFFKTGHQAVLSTIQWDSAFIPLFSVRYPWSPLAVAMNTFAAQILATVCVPLLVLWKASPKKKGALAETSKKLGAFVGFFAVEGWMSMMWAGHLRRHLMLYRVFMPRFATAGVVLIVVDLVALGVSLLGLRGNTVAIGEVFGWAE; this is encoded by the coding sequence atgccaccaccccaaccaaccccgaAAAAAGCGGTTCCCGCCCCCGATTACAAGACGCTCAAATCCCAATGGGACGCCGCCAAGCGCAAAAAGGACGCGGAAGATGCGACCAAAAAAGCCGTTAAAGACCAAGCCGTCACCGCCGTAGAACCCAACAACACGGACGAGATCAAGCTCCGCGAACTCCGACGAGCAGCCCTCGAAGGTCGCCGCAAAAAGGCGTACCAATCCCGCTGGGCATGGACGGCCGGGTTCTGGGTCTGGATGCTAGCCATCCACCTCGTCGGGCTGGGGTACTTCACCAgcggcttcctcctcacaaGACTGCAACTGAACGATAAATCCCTCTGCGACATCTCTCCCGCAGGGCAAGAAGGGGGGATCTTGCCAGCCTGGCCAGGAAAGGGGACCCCAGAAGGAGGATGCTGGCACCCCAAGACCTTCGACAaggcagtggtggtgttgatcgACGCGTTGAGATACGACTTTACCGTTCCCGTGGACGACAACGCCGAGTTTCACAACCGGTTCCCGTTCATGTACGAGACTGCTGTTCGGGAGCCGAACAAGGCTTTTTTGCGGCCGTTTATTGCCGATCCGCCCACGAGTACGCTGCAGAGGTTGAAGGGTTTGACGACGGGGACGCTGCCTACTTTTATTGATGTGGGGAGCAGCTTTTCGgggacggcggtggaggaggataatTTGCTGGGGCAGCTGAGGGGGGCcgggaagagggtggtgcaCTTGGGGGATGACACTTGGGAAAGTCTTTTTCCGGGGTATTTTGAGGGGAATCTGAGCAGGCCGTATGATAGTTTTAATGTGTGGGATCTGCACacggtggatgagggggttaTTGAGCATATCTTTCcgctgatggaggaggggaggaagggggagtgggatgtgGTAATTGGGCatttgttgggggtggatCATGCGGGACATCGGTATGGGCCTGAGCATCccgagatggggaggaagttgaggcagatggatgggtttgtgAGGGATCTGGCGGGGAGGATTGACGAGAGGACGGTGTTGATTGTGATGGGGGATCACGGGATGGATAGTAAGGGGGATCATGGGGGGGAGAGCGATGATGAGGTGCAGGCGGCGCTTTGGATGTACTCGCCaaaggggggttttgggaggACAAAGCCTGAGTTTGCGATCCCGCCGGCtacggcggtggagaggcCGGTGAACCAGATTGATTTAGTGCCGACTTTGGCGCTGATGATGGGTATTCCTATTCCTTTCAATAATTTGGGGCGTCCTATCGAGGAGGTCTTTGCTGGTCCTCGCGGCAATTCTTGGAATAATTTGGCTGCGGCTGAAAGGGTTGCGGCTGCTGGTGTCAAGCGGTATCAGGCCTCCTATTTTGCTGCCAGAGGCATGGCTGAGGAACCTGCTTCTACCCCCGGCTCGCCGGCTGATCTTTGGGACAAGGCTGAGGGTCTGGTTTCCAAGGGCAACTGGGTTGCTGTCTATTCTGCTTTTGCCGAGTACCAAAGGGAGACTCTGGCTCGCTGCAAGAGCCTTTGGGCGCAGTTCAATATCAAGAACATGATTCTTGGAATCGCCGTCATGGGATTCGGTGTTCTTACCCTGCTAGTCTACGTCTCCAAGGgagccgaggatgatgaggctgtTGATGACCCTGAGCTGGACGATGCTGAAAAGAGCCTGGAGATTATGGGCGTCATTCCTGACTCGGAGCTGCCGTTGGAGAATGTTCTCGAGAGGAaacttgttgctgctgctttcctTGGCGCAGTTCCGGGCCTTATTGGCGGTGCTCTCCATGCTTACCTCAAGGGCACGGGCGACTATTACCGCGGTGCTGCCATGGCCGCCCTCACCAGCATTGCCACTGTCGGTGTGTCGCTCTACGAAATCAAGGAGACCCTCCGGACTCTTGTTCCATCCACAATTTGGGGTTGGATGGCAGCAGTGTTCACTCTCAGCCAGTCTATCGGCTTCGCTTCCAACTCGTACACAATCTGGGAGGACTCTATtctgctcttcttcatcaccacctttgGCTTTGTCACAGCCCTCTCCGCCCTGCGAATCCAGTCCCCTGCCGACCGCTACATGGCCATCTACCACTCGGTCCTCTTCGTggtcctcggccgccttgcctccgcctccaagcTCTGCCGTGAAGAGCAAATGCCCTACTGCACATCAACCTACTACGCCTCCTCtacctcgtcaacctctGCCCTCTGGCAGCTCGCCATCCCCTTCGCGGTGAGCCTGATCCTCCCCACAATTATCAAAGCCTACCTCCAACCCACCCGCTCCTACGAGGGCCTAGCCCCAGCCTGGATCGGGTATGTCTTCCGCACGGGTCTCTTCATGTCAGCCCTCTACTGGGTCCTCGACTCAGCCGACAACGGGAACTGGATCTCTGGCCTGCCCGAAAAAAAGCTCAAAAACCTCTCCGTCTACACCGCCCAGATGGTCCTCGGCCTGGCCTTTGTAGCAGGAACAACAGCATTCATGTGGGCGCCCCCCTGCGTGAGCATCGTCACCTCAGCCTCGAAATCAACACCCACCCGGGCACAGGTCGCGATCTTGGGCTACGGCAACGCGCACGGGGCACGgtacctcctcctcccgctcaacttcctcgtctccctaatcctcctctccaaaccCATGGGCGGCGGTGCGTTAGCCATTCTATTCTGGCagatcctctccctcgttGAAATCCTCGACTCGAACTCTTTGTCTGCAACCCCGATCGGACCAGTCATGCTCGCGATCCTGGGCTCGTTTCACTTTTTCAAGACGGGCCATCAGGCTGTGCTGTCGACCATTCAATGGGACTCCGCGTTcatcccccttttttccGTCCGCTACCCTTGGTCACCCTTGGCAGTGGCGATGAACACCTTTGCGGCACAGATTCTCGCCACGGTTTGCGTCCCCCTCTTGGTGCTTTGGAAGGCGtcacccaagaagaagggtgcGCTGGCGGAGACGAGCAAAAAGCTGGGGGCGTTTGTCGGTTTTTtcgcggtggaggggtggatgagTATGATGTGGGCGGGGCATTTGAGGAGGCATCTGATGCTTTATCGGGTGTTTATGCCGAGGTTTGCgacggcgggggtggtgttgattgtggttgacttggtggcgttgggggtgagtttgttggggttgagggggaatACGGTGGCGATTGGGGAGGTTTTTGGGTGGGCTGAGTAA
- a CDS encoding hypothetical protein (COG:A; EggNog:ENOG503PAMS): protein MAAPNPNIGTLDADIAFPPGPEDTVSALRWSPKADHVAATAWDGRVYIYDATNVAGGTGSIRPVTAMNNNLHPFLDCDFNQEGNMIAGASTDGKVHIMDLNAPGQTMTLSGHQAPVRTVRWVDLPCAGNSTGLLVSGSWDKTLRFWDKRQPNPIATVNLTDRVWAMDGSGTTLVAGTADNKIHIFNLGKMTQSSAIRPTMVIDSPLVDQQIRCIAVKHGGQYWAVGGIGGRVAFGGTQHNPMKSGVTFSFKCHREVSKESSKVTNVYAVNDLAFANYIAHQNGSTARIVMATAGQDGQVMVWNVTKKTRLISYPSPGGSITACGFNWDATMFAYAVGYDWGMGCAYNTPNYPRGLALRRVDYSWFA from the exons ATGGccgccccaaacccaaacatcGGAACCTTGGACGCCGATATTGCTTTCCCTCCAGGGCCCGAGGACACCGTCAGCGCCCTCCGATGGTCTCCCAAGGCAGACCATGTGGCCGCCACTGCTTGGGACGGCAGAGTGTATATCTACGATGCAACAAACGTCGCCGGCGGCACAGGTTCCATCCGCCCTGTCACCGCCatgaacaacaacctccatccTTTTCTCGATTGCGATTTCAACCAG GAAGGGAACATGATTGCCGGTGCCTCGACCGACGGAAAAGTCCACATCATGGATCTCAACGCGCCAGGTCAAACCATGACACTTTCCGGTCACCAAGCCCCTGTGAGGACCGTCCGTTGGGTGGACCTTCCTTGCGCCGGGAATTCTACCGGTCTGCTTGTTTCTGGGTCATGGGACAAAACACTTCGGTTCTGGGACAAGCggcaacccaaccccatcgcCACCGTCAACCTCACCGACCGTGTATGGGCCATGGATGGGTCCGGTACGACCCTCGTCGCGGGGACAGCAGATAACAAGATCCACATCTTCAACCTGGGAAAGATGACACAGAGCAGTGCCATAAGACCCACGATGGTCATCGACTCGCCTCTTGTGGACCAACAAATAAGATGCATAGCTGTCAAACACGGTGGTCAATACTGGGCGGTGGGAGGTATTGGCGGAAGGGTAGCTTTTGGAGGTACCCAACATAACCCGATGAA GTCAGGAGTGACTTTCTCGTTCAAGTGCCATCGTGAAGTGTCGAAAGAATCAAGCAAAGTGACGAACGTGTACGCCGTCAATGACCTTGCCTTTGCTAATTATATTGCCCATCAAAATGGCTCGACGGCGAGGATCGTGATGGCGACGGCAGGTCAGGATGGACAGGTTATGGTTTGGAATGTGACTAAGAAAACTAGACTGATATCGTATCCGTCTCCCGGGGGGAGTATCACGGCTTGTGGCTTCAACTGGGACGCGACCATGTTTGCGTATGCGGTTGGGTATGATTGGGGAATGGGGTGTGCTTATAACACGCCGAATTATCCAAGAGGGTTGGCGCTGCGGAGGGTGGATTATTCGTGGTTTGCttag